From a region of the Solanum stenotomum isolate F172 chromosome 2, ASM1918654v1, whole genome shotgun sequence genome:
- the LOC125856783 gene encoding uncharacterized protein LOC125856783 — MINVGKIKQYSNVLERPLSKGKQEVSLSAFAFLFSELVQYNQTQVDNITELERRLEDAGYAVGARILELLCHREKGNRRETRLLGILSFVHSTVWKVLFGKVADSLEKGTEHEDEYMISEKELLVNRFISIPKDMGAFNCGAFVAGIVRGVLENAGFPAVVTAHFVPVEGQHRPRTTILIKFAEEVLRREATLG; from the exons ATGATAAATGTAGGGAAGATCAAACAGTACTCAAATGTTCTTGAGAGACCCCTCAGCAAAGGCAAACAAGAG GTCAGTTTGAGTGCTTTTGCTTTCTTGTTTTCGGAGCTTGTTCAGTACAATCAGACTCAAGTGGACAACATTACTGAATTAGAGCGAAG GTTAGAGGATGCTGGCTATGCGGTTGGAGCCCGAATTTTAGAACTTCTCTGCCATAGGGAAAAG GGAAACAGAAGGGAGACGCGACTACTGGGTATATTATCATTTGTGCATAGCACAGTATGGAAGGTTTTGTTTGGGAAG GTTGCTGACTCTCTCGAGAAAGGCACTGAACATGAAGATGAATATATGATTAGTGAGAAGGAGCTCCTTGTCAACAG ATTCATTTCAATTCCAAAAGATATGGGTGCTTTCAACTGCGGAGCTTTTGTTGCGGGTATTGTAAGG GGAGTTCTTGAAAATGCAGGTTTCCCAGCAGTAGTGACAGCTCATTTTGTTCCTGTGGAGGGGCAGCACCGACCCCGGACaacaattttgataaaatttgcTGAAGAG
- the LOC125856665 gene encoding peptidyl-prolyl cis-trans isomerase FKBP16-3, chloroplastic, which yields MASTSLVHPLSSAFSINLFKNHHQTIRKPQIGNGVTRKWGLRLWAQENLMGTVEEAERYNTTKRRDLLMGLGFCGVTSFLVGSCYAEAAGLPPEEKPKLCDATCEKELENVPMVTTESGLQYKDIKVGRGPSPPVGFQVAANYVAMVPSGQIFDSSLEKGRPYIFRVGADQVVKGLDEGILSMKVGGLRRLYVPGSLAFPKGLTSAPGRPRVAPNSPVVFDVSLEFIPGLESDDE from the exons ATGGCATCAACATCTCTTGTACATCCACTCA GTTCAGCCTTTTCTATAAATTTGTTCAAGAATCATCATCAAACAATCAGAAAACCTCAAATTGGAAATGGGGTTACTAGGAAATGGGGTTTAAGATTGTGGGCACAAGAGAATTTGATGGGTACTGTTGAAGAAGCTGAAAGGTACAATACAACTAAGCGCAGAGATTTGTTAATGGGGTTGGGGTTTTGTGGGGTTACAAGTTTTTTGGTGGGTTCTTGTTATGCTGAAGCAGCTGGATTGCCACCAGAGGAAAAACCAAAGCTTTGTGATGCTACATGTGAGAAAGAGCTTGAAAAT GTTCCTATGGTAACAACTGAGTCAGGCTTGCAGTATAAGGACATCAAAGTTGGTCGAGGCCCTAGTCCCCCTGTTGGTTTCCAG GTCGCTGCAAATTATGTTGCCATGGTTCCCTCGGGACAAATTTTTGACAG CTCCCTGGAGAAAGGTCGACCTTACATTTTCCGTGTAGGCGCTGACCAG GTAGTCAAAGGACTTGATGAAGGGATCTTGAGCATGAAAGTTGGAGGACTACGTCGACTCTATGTACCTGGATCT TTGGCATTTCCAAAAGGCTTGACATCGGCTCCTGGAAGGCCAAGAGTGGCTCCTAACAGCCCAGTGGTATTCGACGTGAGTTTGGAGTTCATACCAGGCCTTGAATCCGACGACGAGTGA
- the LOC125856854 gene encoding heavy metal-associated isoprenylated plant protein 7-like isoform X1, translating to MGEEKENKGEEVKKEEEKKEEEKKVEEKKEDEIQEIVLKVDMHCEACARKVARSLKGFQGVEEVKADSKASKVVIKGKNADPLKVCERIKKKSGRKVELISPLPKPPEEHKKEEEKKEELPKVEEKKDEPPPVITVKMTVQMHCEACAQVMQKRIRKIQGVESVTTDLGNNQVVVKGVVDPEKLANDVYKRTGKQAIVVKEEEVKKEEEKKEEEKKEEKKESEEEKGKEEDDKTTIDIKKNEYMHQRDYIFMEYANYPPQIFSDENPNACSIM from the exons ATGGGTGAG GAAAAAGAGAACAAAGGGGAGGAGGTaaaaaaggaggaagaaaagaaagaagaagagaagaaagtagaggaaaaaaaagaagatgaaattcAAGAAATTGTGCTTAAAGTTGATATGCATTGTGAAGCTTGTGCAAGAAAAGTTGCAAGATCCCTCAAAGGTTTTCAAG GAGTGGAGGAAGTAAAGGCAGATTCTAAGGCTAGCAAAGTGGtgataaaagggaaaaatgCAGATCCTCTCAAAGTGtgtgaaagaattaaaaaaaaaagtggtagAAAAGTGGAATTGATTTCACCTTTGCCAAAACCAccagaagaacataaaaaagaagaagaaaagaaagaggagTTGCCAAAAgtagaagagaagaaagatgag CCTCCTCCGGTCATAACAGTGAAGATGACAGTTCAGATGCATTGTGAAGCTTGTGCACAAGTAATGCAGAAACGAATCCGAAAAATTCAAG GTGTTGAATCTGTAACGACGGACCTAGGAAACAATCAAGTAGTAGTAAAAGGTGTCGTTGATCCAGAGAAGTTAGCGAATGATGTGTACAAGAGGACAGGGAAGCAAGCTATAGTAGTGAAggaagaagaagtaaaaaaggaagaagagaagaaagaagaagagaaaaaagaagaaaagaaagaaagtgaagaagaaaaaggcaaaGAGGAAGATGATAAGACAACAATAGATATCaagaaaaatgaatatatgcATCAAAGGGACTACATTTTCATGGAGTATGCTAATTACCCCCCTCAGATTTTCAGTGATGAGAATCCTAATGCTTGCTCTATCATGTAA
- the LOC125856854 gene encoding heavy metal-associated isoprenylated plant protein 7-like isoform X2: MAEEKENKGEEVKKEEEKKEEEKKVEEKKEDEIQEIVLKVDMHCEACARKVARSLKGFQGVEEVKADSKASKVVIKGKNADPLKVCERIKKKSGRKVELISPLPKPPEEHKKEEEKKEELPKVEEKKDEPPPVITVKMTVQMHCEACAQVMQKRIRKIQGVESVTTDLGNNQVVVKGVVDPEKLANDVYKRTGKQAIVVKEEEVKKEEEKKEEEKKEEKKESEEEKGKEEDDKTTIDIKKNEYMHQRDYIFMEYANYPPQIFSDENPNACSIM, translated from the exons ATGGCTGAG GAAAAAGAGAACAAAGGGGAGGAGGTaaaaaaggaggaagaaaagaaagaagaagagaagaaagtagaggaaaaaaaagaagatgaaattcAAGAAATTGTGCTTAAAGTTGATATGCATTGTGAAGCTTGTGCAAGAAAAGTTGCAAGATCCCTCAAAGGTTTTCAAG GAGTGGAGGAAGTAAAGGCAGATTCTAAGGCTAGCAAAGTGGtgataaaagggaaaaatgCAGATCCTCTCAAAGTGtgtgaaagaattaaaaaaaaaagtggtagAAAAGTGGAATTGATTTCACCTTTGCCAAAACCAccagaagaacataaaaaagaagaagaaaagaaagaggagTTGCCAAAAgtagaagagaagaaagatgag CCTCCTCCGGTCATAACAGTGAAGATGACAGTTCAGATGCATTGTGAAGCTTGTGCACAAGTAATGCAGAAACGAATCCGAAAAATTCAAG GTGTTGAATCTGTAACGACGGACCTAGGAAACAATCAAGTAGTAGTAAAAGGTGTCGTTGATCCAGAGAAGTTAGCGAATGATGTGTACAAGAGGACAGGGAAGCAAGCTATAGTAGTGAAggaagaagaagtaaaaaaggaagaagagaagaaagaagaagagaaaaaagaagaaaagaaagaaagtgaagaagaaaaaggcaaaGAGGAAGATGATAAGACAACAATAGATATCaagaaaaatgaatatatgcATCAAAGGGACTACATTTTCATGGAGTATGCTAATTACCCCCCTCAGATTTTCAGTGATGAGAATCCTAATGCTTGCTCTATCATGTAA
- the LOC125856509 gene encoding uncharacterized protein LOC125856509 gives MGGDHKEKTTIMVLKVDLQCPCCFKKAKKILCKMPQVRDQKYDEKANTITILVVCCSPERIRDKLCCKGGKAIKSIEIKEPAKPKEPEKPKGGDKPKEPEKSKEPEKKPKVVTFETPKEKAKEPEKPKDKTKDSDKPKGQEKPTVIDKPKDKPKDPEKPKDGPTSAAMVATPWISEPMMMMPPVHGYPQAMPGCGCGQCHYTGGPCYQYYGTPVPPQPAPYYGNYSYGYGPGPAPSSYGKGYYGNNDYYNEENGQGCTIM, from the exons ATGGGTGGTGATCACAAAGAAAAG ACCACTATAATGGTGCTAAAGGTTGATCTTCAGTGTCCCTGCTGCTTCAAGAAGGCCAAGAAAATTCTCTGCAAAATGCCTC AGGTTCGAGATCAGAAGTATGATGAGAAGGCCAATACTATCACCATCCTTGTAGTCTGTTGTAGTCCTGAAAGGATTCGCGACaaattatgttgtaaaggaGGAAAAGCAATCAAGAGCATTGAGATCAAAGAGCCCGCAAAGCCCAAGGAGCCCGAAAAACCCAAAGGGGGTGATAAGCCCAAAGAGCCCGAGAAGTCCAAAGAACCAGAGAAGAAACCTAAGGTTGTCACTTTTGAAACGCCCAAGGAAAAAGCAAAGGAGCCCGAAAAGCCCAAAGACAAAACGAAAGATTCTGATAAGCCCAAAGGACAAGAAAAACCCACTGTAATCGATAAGCCCAAGGACAAACCAAAAGATCCGGAAAAGCCCAAGGACGGTCCTACATCTGCAGCAATGGTGGCAACCCCATGGATATCTGAACCAATGATGATGATGCCACCAGTTCACGGATACCCGCAGGCAATGCCTGGTTGTGGCTGTGGGCAATGCCATTATACCGGTGGCCCGTGTTATCAGTATTACGGAACACCTGTACCCCCACAGCCTGCTCCATACTACGGTAACTACTCGTATGGATATGGGCCCGGCCCGGCCCCATCTAGCTATGGAAAGGGTTATTATGGGAACAATGATTACTATAATGAAGAAAATGGTCAAGGATGCACAATTATGTAA
- the LOC125855362 gene encoding microtubule-associated protein 70-5-like translates to MSGFYEVCGEELFHVHPDPVILELNNLQNQLKEKDRELGAAVSEIKALKASEVLKDKVLEELGNEFQRLEGKLKIGENVVEQKNLDIKRLVNEKKEALAAQYAAEATLRRVYADQKDDDSPPFESIIAPLEAEIKMYKNEIAALQEDTRSLERHTRSKEAALLEAERILKSALERALIVEEIQNQNFELRRQIEIFQEENKILDKTNRQKILEVEKLSQTILELEEAILAGGAAANTLRDYKRRISELQEEKRTLERELSRVKVSANRVATVVANEWKDENDKVMPVKQWLEERRLLQAEMQRLRDKLNISERTAKAEAQLKDKLKLRLKTLEEGLKQAFNPNGSTKPQKTKHYLGNSLVKKSLWTSRNKIIGNTVGKENAEMKENSIVDINYKESIDTHKIKNRGGDQDENKTNGCSQSDNDDIVSGFLYDKLQKEVICLRKFCETKESALSTKDEEIKMLTKKIEMLSKAIEVEARKRKVKQQGS, encoded by the exons atgtctGGCTTTTATGAAGTTTGTGGTGAGGAACTTTTTCATGTTCATCCTGATCCTGTTATCTTGGAACTCAATAATTTGCAGAACCAACTCAAAG AGAAGGATCGAGAACTTGGAGCAGCGGTAAGTGAAATTAAGGCTCTGAAAGCATCTGAAGTCCTCAAagacaaggttcttgaagag CTCGGAAATGAATTTCAAAGATTGGAAGGAAAGCTGAAAATTGGCGAAAATGTAGTTGAACAAAAG AATCTTGATATCAAACGTCTTGTTAACGAGAAGAAAGAAGCACTGGCTGCACAATATGCTGCTGAAGCAACTCTTAGAAGAGTATACGCAGATCAGAAAGACGATGATTCTCCTCCTTTTGAGTCCATTATTGCTCCCCTCGAGGCAGAGATTAAGATGTACAAGAATGAG ATTGCAGCATTACAGGAGGATACAAGGTCATTGGAAAGACACACGAGGTCTAAAGAAGCCGCGTTGCTTGAAGCAGAACGGATTCTAAAAAGTGCTTTAGAACGAGCATTAATAGTAGAAGAGATTCAAAATCAGAACTTTGAGCTAAGAAGACAGATTGAAATCTTCCAG GAGGAGAACAAAATACTTGATAAGACGAACCGTCAAAAGATTCTTGAGGTGGAAAAGCTTAGCCAAACTATTTTAGAGCTTGAGGAGGCAATTCTTGCTGGAGGAGCAGCAGCTAATACACTTCGTGACTACAAACGACGTATTTCTGAGTTACAA GAGGAAAAGAGGACATTGGAAAGGGAACTATCAAGAGTAAAGGTTTCAGCAAACCGAGTAGCAACTGTCGTGGCAAATGAGTGGAAAGATGAAAATGACAAAGTTATGCCTGTAAAACAATGGCTAGAAGAAAGAAGGCTGTTGCAG GCAGAGATGCAACGATTAAGAGACAAATTAAACATATCAGAGAGAACAGCGAAGGCAGAAGCACAACTCAAG GATAAGCTAAAACTGAGGCTCAAAACACTCGAAGAAGGTTTGAAGCAAGCATTCAATCCTAATGGATCGACAAAACCTCAAAAGACTAAACACTATCTTGGAAATAGCTTGGTAAAAAAGAGTTTATGGACTTCTCGAAATAAGATCATTGGCAATACTGTTGGAAAGGAAAATGCAGAAATGAAGGAGAACTCTATTGTGGATATAAACTACAAAGAATCCATAGACACGCATAAGATCAAGAACCGAGGAGGTGATCAGGATGAAAATAAGACTAATGGATGCAGCCAGAGCGATAACGATGATATAGTATCTGGTTTTTTGTATGACAAGCTACAGAAAGAAGTTATCTGCTTGAGGAAATTTTGTGAGACAAAAGAGTCAGCTTTGAGCACTAAAGATGAAGAGATTAAG ATGCTAACAAAGAAGATTGAGATGTTGTCGAAAGCTATAGAAGTTGAAGCAAGAAAACGAAAAGTGAAGCAACAAG GATCATGA